Proteins from one Ramlibacter sp. PS4R-6 genomic window:
- a CDS encoding CobW family GTP-binding protein, giving the protein MSLIPATILTGFLGSGKTTLLKRVLSEAHGQKIAVIENEFGEENIDSDILVTETKEQIVQMSNGCICCTIREDLRATLQLLAAKKRKGMLDFERVVIETTGLADPGPVAQTFFMDDEIAESFLLDSIITLVDAKHADKQLDDRQEARRQVGFADQIFISKTDLAAKDEVDALVHRLKHMNPRAPMKPVHFGEVALKEVFDLRGFNLNAKLDIDPDFLKEDDHAHHDHDHDHHDHDHEHGEHCDHPHHHHVDDDVKSFVFKSDRPFDAAKLEDFLGAVVNIYGPRMLRYKGVLYMQGTERKVIFQGVHQLMGSDLGPEWQAGEQRTSKMVFIGIELPKDIFLQGLEQCLLPA; this is encoded by the coding sequence ATGAGCCTCATCCCCGCCACCATCCTCACCGGCTTCCTGGGCTCGGGCAAGACGACGCTGCTCAAGCGCGTGCTGTCCGAAGCCCATGGCCAGAAGATCGCCGTCATCGAAAACGAGTTCGGCGAAGAGAACATCGACTCCGACATCCTCGTCACCGAGACGAAGGAACAGATCGTGCAAATGAGCAACGGCTGCATCTGCTGCACGATCCGCGAGGACCTGCGCGCCACGCTGCAGCTGCTCGCCGCCAAGAAGCGCAAGGGCATGCTCGACTTCGAGCGCGTGGTGATCGAGACCACGGGCCTGGCCGACCCCGGCCCCGTCGCGCAGACCTTCTTCATGGACGACGAGATCGCCGAGAGCTTCCTGCTCGATTCGATCATCACGCTGGTCGACGCCAAGCACGCGGACAAGCAGCTGGACGACCGCCAGGAGGCGCGCCGGCAGGTGGGCTTCGCCGACCAGATCTTCATCAGCAAGACGGACCTGGCCGCGAAGGACGAAGTCGACGCGCTGGTGCACCGCCTGAAGCACATGAACCCGCGCGCGCCGATGAAGCCGGTGCACTTCGGCGAGGTGGCGCTGAAGGAGGTGTTCGACCTGCGCGGCTTCAACCTGAACGCCAAGCTGGACATCGACCCGGACTTCCTGAAGGAAGACGACCACGCCCACCACGACCACGATCACGACCACCACGACCATGACCACGAGCATGGCGAGCATTGCGACCACCCGCACCACCACCACGTGGACGACGACGTCAAGAGCTTCGTGTTCAAGTCCGACCGACCCTTCGATGCCGCGAAGCTCGAGGACTTCCTGGGCGCGGTGGTGAACATCTACGGCCCGCGCATGCTGCGCTACAAGGGCGTGCTGTACATGCAGGGGACCGAGCGCAAGGTCATCTTCCAGGGCGTGCACCAGCTGATGGGAAGCGACCTGGGCCCCGAGTGGCAGGCCGGCGAGCAACGGACCAGCAAGATGGTCTTCATCGGCATCGAGCTGCCCAAGGACATCTTCCTGCAGGGCCTCGAACAGTGCCTGCTGCCCGCGTGA
- a CDS encoding tyrosine recombinase XerC, translated as MTLVADGAARIERYLEHVRVEKRLAQRTVELYALDLAKLSEFAKQAGVEFERVTSAHIRRWVAQMHSGGRSGRGIALILSGWRGFYNWLGREGVVASNPVVDVRAPKAPKPLPKALSVDDSVRLAEFEDGDADPWLEARDAAMVELLYGCGLRVGELVGLDVAASTQARGWVDLEAGEAHVLGKGSKRRTVPVGTKAAQALQHWLAARGAQPTPALFTGRHGTRLTAQSIWARLKRRSRIAGLATPVHPHMLRHSFASHVLQSSGDLRAVQELLGHANITTTQVYTRLDFQHLAKAYDAAHPRAQRKRK; from the coding sequence GTGACGCTCGTGGCCGATGGCGCCGCCCGGATCGAGCGCTATCTGGAACACGTGCGCGTGGAAAAGCGGCTGGCGCAGCGCACCGTGGAGCTGTACGCGCTGGACCTGGCGAAGCTCTCGGAGTTCGCGAAGCAGGCCGGCGTCGAGTTCGAGCGCGTCACCTCCGCCCACATCCGCCGCTGGGTCGCGCAGATGCATTCGGGCGGGCGCAGCGGCCGCGGCATCGCGCTGATCCTCTCGGGCTGGCGCGGCTTCTACAACTGGCTGGGACGCGAAGGCGTCGTCGCGAGCAACCCCGTCGTCGACGTGCGGGCGCCCAAGGCGCCGAAGCCCTTGCCCAAGGCGCTGTCGGTGGACGACTCCGTGCGCCTCGCGGAATTCGAGGACGGCGACGCCGACCCGTGGCTCGAAGCGCGCGATGCGGCGATGGTGGAACTGCTGTACGGCTGCGGCCTGCGCGTGGGTGAACTCGTGGGCCTGGATGTCGCTGCGAGCACGCAGGCACGCGGCTGGGTCGACCTGGAGGCCGGCGAGGCGCACGTGCTCGGCAAGGGCAGCAAGCGGCGCACGGTGCCCGTCGGCACGAAGGCCGCGCAGGCGCTGCAGCACTGGCTGGCCGCACGCGGGGCGCAGCCGACGCCGGCCCTCTTCACCGGCCGCCACGGCACGCGATTGACCGCGCAAAGCATCTGGGCGCGCCTGAAGCGCCGCAGCCGCATCGCCGGCCTGGCGACGCCGGTGCATCCGCACATGCTGCGCCACTCGTTCGCGAGCCACGTGCTGCAATCCAGCGGCGACCTGCGCGCGGTGCAGGAGCTGCTGGGCCACGCGAACATCACGACGACGCAGGTCTACACGCGGCTGGACTTCCAGCACCTGGCCAAGGCCTACGACGCCGCGCACCCGCGGGCGCAGCGAAAACGAAAATAA
- the mraZ gene encoding division/cell wall cluster transcriptional repressor MraZ, translating into MFQGASSLALDAKGRLSVPTRHREVLGAIANNQLTLTKHPHGCLMIFPRPEWEKFRDRIAALPMDAQWWKRIFLGNAMDAELDGTGRVLVSPELRAAAGIEKETMLLGMGAHFELWDKATYEAKEAEAMRGAMPDVFKGFTF; encoded by the coding sequence GTGTTCCAAGGCGCTTCCTCTCTCGCTCTCGATGCCAAGGGCCGGCTGTCCGTCCCTACGCGGCATCGCGAGGTGCTGGGCGCCATCGCCAACAACCAGCTCACCCTCACCAAGCACCCGCATGGCTGCCTGATGATCTTCCCCCGCCCCGAATGGGAAAAATTCCGGGACCGTATCGCGGCGTTACCGATGGACGCGCAGTGGTGGAAGAGAATCTTCCTTGGCAACGCGATGGACGCGGAGCTCGACGGCACCGGTCGCGTGCTGGTCTCTCCCGAGTTGCGTGCCGCGGCGGGCATCGAGAAGGAAACCATGCTCCTGGGCATGGGCGCCCATTTCGAGCTCTGGGACAAGGCGACGTACGAGGCCAAGGAAGCAGAGGCGATGCGGGGTGCGATGCCCGACGTCTTCAAGGGTTTCACATTCTGA
- a CDS encoding class I SAM-dependent rRNA methyltransferase, whose amino-acid sequence MKTIRLRVGKERSLRRQHPWVFDSAIAKGGGDAGETVRIDSAEGEFLAWAAFSPQSKIRARAWSFDESQRIDAAFIAALCEKAVRARERFAIASDGMRLVHGESDGLPGLVVDRYGDTLVAQFLSAGAERWKPVIADALLAATGLAKLYERSDANARSLEGMESATGWLRGEGPTEITIREHDWRLTLDVATGHKTGFYLDQRDNRRKFRDDVARLKSQRVLNCYCYTGGFTIAALAGGAGHVTSIDSSAPALERARAHVALNGFDAARTDFLDADVNASLRRFIEEGRTFDAIVLDPPKLAPTAAHAERAARAYKDINRLALKLLEPGGVLFTYSCSGGISADLFHKIVASAGADAQVDGYIVERLSAAPDHPMTLNFPEGEYLKGLVVQRKA is encoded by the coding sequence ATGAAGACGATTCGACTGAGGGTTGGCAAGGAAAGGTCGCTGCGGAGACAACATCCGTGGGTTTTCGACAGCGCCATCGCGAAGGGCGGCGGCGATGCCGGCGAAACGGTACGCATCGATTCCGCGGAGGGCGAGTTCCTCGCCTGGGCCGCGTTCAGCCCGCAATCGAAGATCCGTGCCCGGGCCTGGAGCTTCGACGAGTCGCAGCGCATCGACGCGGCGTTCATCGCGGCGCTGTGCGAAAAGGCCGTGCGCGCGCGCGAGCGCTTCGCCATCGCCAGCGACGGCATGCGCCTGGTGCACGGCGAGTCGGACGGCTTGCCCGGGCTGGTCGTGGACCGCTATGGCGACACGCTGGTGGCGCAGTTCCTCTCGGCCGGCGCCGAGCGCTGGAAGCCGGTGATCGCCGATGCGCTGCTTGCGGCCACCGGGCTGGCGAAGCTGTACGAGCGCTCCGACGCGAACGCCCGCTCGCTCGAGGGCATGGAGAGCGCCACTGGCTGGCTGCGCGGCGAAGGGCCTACGGAGATCACGATCCGCGAACACGACTGGCGCCTGACGCTGGACGTCGCCACGGGCCACAAGACCGGCTTCTACCTGGACCAGCGCGACAACCGGCGCAAGTTCCGGGACGACGTCGCGCGCCTGAAGTCGCAGCGCGTGCTCAATTGCTACTGCTACACCGGCGGCTTCACCATCGCGGCGCTGGCCGGCGGGGCCGGGCACGTGACCTCGATCGATTCGTCGGCGCCGGCGCTGGAGCGCGCCCGCGCGCACGTTGCCCTGAACGGCTTCGACGCCGCCCGAACGGATTTCCTCGACGCCGACGTCAACGCGTCGCTGCGCCGGTTCATCGAGGAAGGGCGCACCTTCGACGCCATCGTGCTCGACCCGCCCAAGCTCGCCCCCACGGCCGCGCACGCCGAACGCGCGGCACGGGCCTACAAGGACATCAACCGGCTCGCGCTGAAGCTGCTCGAGCCCGGCGGCGTGCTGTTCACCTACTCGTGCTCGGGCGGCATCTCCGCCGACCTCTTCCACAAGATCGTCGCCTCGGCCGGCGCCGACGCGCAGGTGGACGGCTACATCGTCGAGCGGCTCTCGGCCGCGCCGGACCACCCGATGACCTTGAACTTCCCCGAAGGCGAATACCTCAAGGGCCTCGTGGTCCAGCGGAAAGCCTAA
- the rsmH gene encoding 16S rRNA (cytosine(1402)-N(4))-methyltransferase RsmH, translating to MDAWNHTTVLLNEAVEALSGDSFTKPGQTYVDATFGRGGHSRAILARLDETSRLIAFDKDPEAIAAANAIADGRFSIRHEGFAAMSQLEGSSAAGILMDLGVSSPQIDNPARGFSFRADGPLDMRMDTTRGQSAADFLASAPVEQIAEVIREFGEERFALPVAKAIAARREQGGPLRGTRELAELVARAVKTREPGQDPATRTFQALRIFVNAELEELGQALEASLHVLQPGGRLVVISFHSLEDRIVKQFVAKHSREVFDRRAPFAAPKAMKLKAIARVKPSEEELQRNPRARSAIMRVAERTDA from the coding sequence GTGGACGCATGGAATCACACCACCGTCTTGTTGAACGAAGCAGTCGAGGCCCTTTCGGGCGACTCATTCACCAAGCCGGGACAGACCTATGTCGACGCGACGTTCGGCAGGGGCGGGCATTCGCGCGCGATCCTCGCGCGGCTGGACGAAACCTCGCGGCTCATCGCCTTCGACAAGGACCCGGAAGCCATCGCGGCGGCGAACGCGATCGCGGACGGGCGCTTCTCGATCCGCCACGAGGGCTTCGCCGCGATGTCGCAGCTGGAAGGCTCCAGCGCCGCCGGCATCCTGATGGACCTGGGCGTGAGCTCCCCGCAGATCGACAACCCCGCGCGGGGTTTTTCTTTTCGCGCGGACGGACCGCTCGACATGCGGATGGACACCACGCGCGGGCAGAGCGCGGCGGACTTCCTGGCCAGCGCTCCGGTGGAGCAGATCGCGGAGGTGATTCGTGAATTCGGCGAAGAACGGTTTGCTCTTCCGGTTGCAAAGGCGATTGCTGCTCGCCGCGAGCAGGGTGGCCCCCTCCGCGGCACACGGGAGCTGGCCGAACTCGTGGCTCGCGCGGTCAAGACCCGCGAGCCAGGCCAGGACCCTGCGACGCGCACATTTCAGGCTCTTCGGATTTTCGTCAACGCCGAGCTTGAAGAGCTCGGCCAGGCGCTAGAGGCAAGCCTTCATGTACTTCAACCCGGGGGTCGGCTGGTCGTGATCAGCTTCCATTCGCTGGAGGACCGCATCGTCAAGCAGTTCGTCGCGAAGCATTCGCGCGAGGTGTTCGACCGCCGCGCGCCCTTCGCCGCACCCAAGGCGATGAAGCTGAAGGCGATCGCGCGCGTGAAGCCTTCGGAAGAGGAGCTGCAGCGCAACCCGCGCGCGCGCAGCGCGATCATGCGCGTGGCCGAGAGGACGGACGCATGA
- a CDS encoding STAS domain-containing protein, whose protein sequence is MATKDDGSGLLSKVVKFVKNPTTNWADLDQPDSDRESSYSKQMLKEMIERKRRNDFVRKREFDMLRKMRRSEVMAGQDPAARPSFFQSSMPSKPDDRATTLKKIDEIEAQMSMQWWKTKHGDNSSRLNTTGSFQVSSQQSEAPSGAPAAARPAGSSGALRSTAYIKTEPSPLEPAAAPAATTEPAELMPDFVAPSALPQTPATPPVAAPAARVAQPPAAPVAQPAAQRAAPQPAAPQKAAPVSAPSVRPGAPVFSPMASSAGPSSEPGGTTGFSASKLFAIDVDEFAHDPELEEASIRFANGDDAGAEAGLLEVLAPTGPRVDHDETWLTLFDLYRATGQQDRFETAAIDFAGRFGRSAPQWFSIPEAVGRMTAAPPAAPAGAPQAIANWTSPPTLGTQSIAAMNAALAKATAPWKLSFAKLNAIDEGAIEPLTKQFTQWASQPVQLRFIGADNFERVLKDATPSGDKGVNPAWWKLRMEVLRVMHRPDEFELVALDYCVTYEVSPPSWESARCEYKPLQADGSYVAGHTIIGEAFRDSITSGLSSLYGDTATAGPSSQMSNISTVELAGQILGDATEALDMLEAKTLGADVIVISCARLIRIDFSAAGTLLNWVTARQAEGRQVQYIEVHRLVAAFFNVIGISEHARVIARTD, encoded by the coding sequence ATGGCAACCAAGGACGACGGATCCGGATTGCTTTCGAAGGTCGTCAAGTTCGTCAAGAACCCGACGACGAACTGGGCCGACCTCGACCAGCCCGACAGCGACCGCGAAAGCTCCTACAGCAAGCAGATGCTGAAGGAGATGATCGAGCGCAAGCGGCGCAACGACTTCGTGCGCAAGCGCGAGTTCGACATGCTGCGCAAGATGCGCCGCAGCGAGGTGATGGCCGGGCAGGACCCGGCCGCGCGCCCGTCGTTCTTCCAGAGCTCCATGCCGTCGAAGCCCGACGACCGCGCCACCACGCTCAAGAAGATCGACGAGATCGAGGCGCAGATGTCCATGCAGTGGTGGAAGACCAAACATGGCGACAACTCCAGCCGCCTGAACACCACCGGCAGCTTCCAGGTGTCCTCGCAGCAGTCCGAGGCGCCGTCGGGCGCGCCGGCCGCCGCGCGCCCGGCGGGCTCGTCCGGCGCGCTGCGCTCCACCGCGTACATCAAGACCGAGCCCTCTCCGCTCGAGCCGGCGGCGGCACCGGCGGCGACGACCGAGCCCGCCGAGCTGATGCCGGATTTCGTCGCGCCCAGCGCGCTGCCGCAAACGCCGGCGACGCCGCCGGTGGCAGCGCCCGCCGCGCGCGTGGCGCAGCCGCCCGCCGCGCCGGTGGCGCAGCCTGCCGCGCAGCGGGCCGCCCCGCAGCCCGCCGCACCGCAGAAGGCCGCGCCCGTGTCGGCACCGAGCGTGCGGCCCGGCGCGCCGGTGTTCTCGCCGATGGCGTCGTCGGCCGGCCCTTCGTCGGAGCCCGGCGGCACCACGGGCTTTTCCGCGTCGAAGCTCTTCGCCATCGACGTCGACGAGTTCGCGCACGACCCCGAACTGGAAGAAGCCTCCATCCGTTTCGCCAATGGCGACGATGCGGGCGCCGAAGCCGGCCTGCTCGAAGTGCTCGCGCCGACGGGCCCGCGCGTCGACCATGACGAAACCTGGCTGACGCTGTTCGACCTGTACCGCGCCACCGGCCAGCAGGACCGCTTCGAGACGGCCGCGATCGACTTCGCCGGCCGCTTCGGCCGCTCGGCGCCGCAGTGGTTCTCCATCCCCGAGGCGGTGGGCCGCATGACGGCGGCGCCGCCCGCGGCGCCCGCGGGCGCCCCGCAGGCCATCGCCAACTGGACGTCGCCGCCCACGCTGGGCACGCAGTCCATCGCGGCCATGAACGCGGCGCTGGCCAAGGCGACCGCGCCGTGGAAGCTCTCGTTCGCCAAGCTCAATGCGATCGACGAAGGCGCGATCGAGCCGCTGACCAAGCAGTTCACGCAGTGGGCGTCGCAGCCGGTGCAATTGCGCTTCATCGGCGCCGACAACTTCGAGCGCGTGCTCAAGGACGCCACGCCTTCGGGCGACAAGGGCGTGAACCCGGCGTGGTGGAAGCTGCGCATGGAGGTGCTGCGCGTCATGCACCGCCCCGACGAGTTCGAGCTGGTCGCGCTGGACTACTGCGTGACCTACGAGGTCTCGCCGCCGTCGTGGGAAAGCGCGCGCTGCGAATACAAGCCGCTGCAGGCCGACGGCAGCTACGTCGCCGGCCACACCATCATCGGCGAGGCCTTCCGCGATTCGATCACCTCGGGCCTGTCCAGCCTGTACGGCGACACGGCCACCGCCGGCCCCAGCTCGCAGATGTCGAACATCTCCACCGTGGAACTCGCGGGCCAGATCCTCGGCGACGCCACCGAAGCGCTCGACATGCTCGAGGCCAAGACGCTGGGCGCGGACGTCATCGTCATCTCCTGCGCTCGGCTCATCCGCATCGACTTCTCGGCGGCGGGCACGCTGCTCAACTGGGTCACGGCCCGCCAGGCCGAAGGCCGCCAGGTGCAGTACATCGAGGTGCACCGCCTCGTGGCCGCGTTCTTCAACGTCATCGGCATCAGCGAGCACGCCCGCGTCATCGCGCGAACCGACTGA
- the dksA gene encoding RNA polymerase-binding protein DksA: MKPQSKAKAKPAAKKPAAKTSKPAAKKPAAKKAPAKKAAKAPAKKTPAKKPLAKALAKAAKPAAKKAPPPKAKPVAKAPAKAPVKAPAKAATKPAAPAKAAPAPAVPVKAPAAPPRADKQAARSAPVPVAPPQPVQASMAAKASYTPTMSNVLNPPPLVAIKKDPKLANNWKSKSAEEMSDEEVLAMPDSEYMNDKQMAYFRLKLLALKEDILNSAGETTEHLREDTVIVPDPADRATIEEEHALELRTRDRERKLLKKIEQSIARIDAGDYGYCDETGEPIGVARLLARPTATLSLEAQQRRELKQKMFGD; the protein is encoded by the coding sequence GTGAAGCCCCAATCGAAGGCGAAAGCCAAGCCGGCCGCGAAAAAGCCGGCGGCCAAGACCTCCAAGCCGGCGGCCAAGAAGCCTGCGGCAAAGAAGGCGCCGGCCAAGAAGGCCGCCAAGGCGCCCGCGAAGAAAACGCCTGCGAAGAAACCCCTGGCGAAGGCGCTGGCCAAGGCCGCCAAGCCCGCCGCGAAGAAGGCGCCCCCGCCCAAGGCCAAGCCGGTCGCGAAAGCGCCCGCCAAGGCCCCGGTGAAGGCGCCGGCGAAAGCCGCCACCAAGCCGGCGGCGCCCGCCAAGGCGGCGCCCGCCCCCGCAGTACCCGTGAAGGCGCCCGCGGCGCCTCCAAGGGCCGACAAACAAGCGGCGCGGTCAGCGCCCGTGCCGGTGGCCCCCCCGCAGCCGGTGCAGGCGTCCATGGCCGCCAAAGCAAGCTACACCCCCACGATGTCCAATGTGCTGAACCCGCCGCCCCTGGTGGCGATCAAGAAAGACCCGAAGCTCGCCAACAACTGGAAGTCGAAGTCGGCCGAGGAGATGAGCGACGAGGAAGTGCTCGCCATGCCCGACAGCGAGTACATGAACGACAAGCAGATGGCGTATTTCCGCCTGAAGCTGCTGGCCCTGAAGGAAGACATCCTGAACAGCGCCGGCGAGACGACGGAACACCTGCGCGAGGACACGGTGATCGTGCCGGACCCGGCCGACCGCGCGACGATCGAGGAGGAGCACGCGCTGGAGCTGCGCACGCGCGACCGCGAGCGCAAGCTGCTCAAGAAGATCGAGCAGTCGATCGCGCGCATCGACGCCGGCGACTATGGCTACTGCGACGAGACGGGCGAGCCGATCGGTGTCGCGCGCCTGCTCGCGCGGCCCACCGCGACGCTCTCGCTCGAGGCGCAGCAGCGCCGCGAGCTGAAGCAGAAGATGTTCGGGGACTGA
- a CDS encoding sensor domain-containing diguanylate cyclase, with product MRKMLRAWAIAALLGLGACACAFAAHQPLQLDVAKDQPVPLAEAGTAWIDESGQASPEMVADGTGITWSPMAQGGVYRIAPGKTLWVRFTVIVPGTERWYLQIPYPAVDKVTLYGLEGTGGWGQEAGDTIAVGDWPVPHRFPLLPLAPGPQQYLVRIQNTHSFGAPLEFVSDAHLLRDAQQSSVILGIYFGLAGLAMVLAMMSAVSLRDRSYALYAVSVLFMALTQASLTGIAGLNLWPDAPWWNDFSVLALPVLGVGSLQWFFSEVVSMRERSRLLHYTMAALGWLSLAAAAGIALMDPALRVKIMVGYISVAGTIGLLAVLWAARRGDRWASWLLVGSLPVAIGATFPMLRASGVIPVGFWATHGMQLGMSFELPIVLLILILRSEQRREHTRRLQGFDKIDPATGLLNATTFVGGLSRMMARSQRLKYQSAVLVVDIINADQIRRNYGARSSEELPLQVAGRLLASARDIDAVARLGEHRFGMLIEGPLSPEDAASEGPRIVARCLMPFKDKPIEWVAHVRVAQTIVPTQRADAKQVVERLEALLANVSPESKRAVFTLTS from the coding sequence ATGCGGAAGATGCTGCGCGCGTGGGCGATCGCGGCCCTGCTGGGGCTGGGGGCGTGCGCGTGCGCGTTCGCCGCCCACCAGCCGCTGCAGCTCGACGTCGCGAAGGACCAGCCGGTCCCGCTCGCCGAGGCCGGCACGGCCTGGATCGACGAAAGCGGCCAGGCCTCCCCCGAGATGGTCGCCGACGGCACCGGGATCACCTGGTCGCCGATGGCCCAGGGCGGCGTCTACCGCATCGCGCCCGGCAAGACGCTGTGGGTTCGCTTCACGGTCATCGTCCCCGGCACCGAACGCTGGTACCTGCAGATCCCCTACCCCGCCGTCGACAAGGTGACGCTGTACGGGCTGGAGGGCACGGGCGGCTGGGGCCAGGAGGCCGGCGACACGATCGCAGTGGGCGACTGGCCGGTGCCGCACCGCTTCCCGCTGCTGCCGCTGGCGCCCGGGCCGCAGCAATACCTGGTGCGCATCCAGAACACCCACAGCTTCGGCGCGCCGCTGGAGTTCGTGAGCGACGCGCACCTGCTGCGCGATGCGCAGCAAAGCTCGGTGATCCTGGGCATCTACTTCGGCCTCGCCGGCCTGGCGATGGTGCTGGCCATGATGAGCGCGGTGTCGCTGCGCGACCGCAGCTACGCCCTGTACGCGGTCAGCGTGCTGTTCATGGCCCTCACGCAGGCCTCGCTCACGGGCATCGCGGGCCTGAACCTGTGGCCCGACGCGCCCTGGTGGAACGACTTCTCGGTGCTGGCCCTGCCCGTGCTGGGCGTGGGCTCCCTGCAATGGTTCTTCTCCGAGGTGGTGTCGATGCGCGAGCGCTCGCGCCTGCTCCACTACACGATGGCCGCGCTGGGCTGGCTGTCGCTCGCCGCCGCGGCGGGCATCGCGCTGATGGACCCGGCCCTGCGCGTGAAGATCATGGTCGGGTACATCTCGGTCGCCGGCACGATCGGGCTGCTCGCGGTGCTGTGGGCGGCGCGCCGCGGCGACCGCTGGGCATCGTGGCTGCTGGTCGGGTCGCTGCCGGTCGCGATCGGCGCCACGTTCCCCATGCTGCGCGCATCGGGCGTCATCCCCGTCGGCTTCTGGGCCACCCACGGGATGCAGCTGGGCATGAGCTTCGAGCTGCCCATCGTGCTGCTGATCCTGATCCTGCGCAGCGAACAGCGGCGCGAGCACACGCGGCGCCTGCAGGGCTTCGACAAGATCGACCCGGCCACGGGCCTGCTGAACGCCACCACCTTCGTCGGCGGCCTGTCGCGCATGATGGCGCGCTCGCAGCGGCTGAAGTACCAGAGCGCGGTGCTGGTGGTCGACATCATCAATGCCGACCAGATCCGCCGCAACTACGGCGCGCGTTCGTCGGAGGAGCTGCCGCTGCAGGTCGCGGGCCGCCTGCTCGCGTCGGCGCGCGACATCGACGCCGTGGCGCGCCTGGGCGAGCACCGGTTCGGGATGCTGATCGAAGGGCCGCTCAGCCCCGAGGACGCCGCCTCCGAAGGCCCGCGCATCGTCGCGCGCTGCCTGATGCCGTTCAAGGACAAGCCGATCGAATGGGTGGCCCACGTGCGCGTGGCGCAGACCATCGTGCCCACGCAGCGCGCCGACGCGAAGCAGGTGGTGGAGCGGCTGGAGGCGCTGCTGGCGAACGTGTCGCCGGAGAGCAAGCGGGCCGTCTTTACTTTGACGAGCTGA
- the ftsL gene encoding cell division protein FtsL — MTRLNLVLLVAVIASALFLVRTQYQSRRLYAELDKAEGDARKLLVEKERLEFEKRAQATPLRVEKLAKEQLQMRTAGPAITQYVKLKDARAAQ, encoded by the coding sequence ATGACCCGCCTGAACCTCGTCCTGTTGGTGGCGGTGATCGCGAGCGCGCTGTTCCTGGTGCGCACGCAGTACCAGTCGCGGCGCCTCTATGCCGAACTGGACAAGGCCGAAGGCGACGCCCGCAAGCTGCTGGTCGAGAAGGAACGCCTGGAGTTCGAGAAGCGCGCGCAGGCCACGCCGCTGCGCGTCGAGAAGCTCGCGAAGGAGCAGCTGCAGATGCGCACGGCCGGCCCGGCCATCACGCAGTACGTGAAGCTCAAGGACGCGAGGGCCGCGCAATGA
- a CDS encoding DUF484 family protein, with the protein MKHNQNGTMNPITEDDIANYLANSPDFFERHAALLAGVQLTSPHGNRAVSLQERQAEMLREKIKALEHRIMDMVRHGNENMIIADRLHRWARNLFRVTSGRALPATIAAEIQSQFMVPQVAIKVWDVDSKYGKEVFADGVTDDAKAFASSLTQPYCGVNSGFEAVKWLDDAAMALSIALIPLREGSVSEAGSAFGMLVLASPDPQRFTSGMGTDFLERIAELASASLSRLRKG; encoded by the coding sequence ATGAAACACAACCAGAACGGCACCATGAACCCGATCACCGAGGACGACATCGCCAACTACCTGGCGAACTCCCCCGACTTCTTCGAGCGCCACGCGGCGCTGCTGGCGGGCGTGCAGCTGACCAGCCCGCACGGCAACCGCGCGGTGAGCCTGCAGGAGCGGCAGGCCGAGATGCTGCGCGAGAAGATCAAGGCGCTGGAACACCGCATCATGGACATGGTGCGCCACGGCAACGAGAACATGATCATCGCCGACCGCCTGCACCGCTGGGCGCGCAACCTGTTCCGCGTCACGTCGGGCCGCGCGCTGCCGGCCACCATCGCCGCGGAGATCCAGTCGCAGTTCATGGTGCCGCAGGTGGCGATCAAGGTCTGGGACGTGGATTCGAAGTACGGCAAGGAGGTGTTCGCCGACGGCGTCACCGACGACGCGAAGGCTTTCGCTTCCTCGCTCACGCAGCCGTACTGCGGCGTGAACTCCGGCTTCGAGGCGGTGAAGTGGCTCGACGACGCGGCCATGGCGCTGTCGATCGCGCTCATCCCCTTGCGCGAAGGCTCGGTCAGCGAAGCCGGCTCGGCCTTCGGCATGCTGGTGCTGGCCTCGCCCGACCCGCAGCGCTTCACCTCGGGCATGGGCACCGACTTCCTGGAGCGCATCGCCGAACTGGCGAGCGCTTCGCTCTCGCGCCTGCGCAAGGGGTGA